Proteins from one Deinococcus actinosclerus genomic window:
- a CDS encoding HD domain-containing protein, whose amino-acid sequence MSDFPLTDRFLHALERAHRWHAGQYRKVPEGETPTVPYLSHLLGVASIALEFGASEDEAIAALLHDALEDGPENIQTDVARRGEAREDLRRVIREEFGDWVEQLVSGATEETALVAGEKAPWAERKMAYLHRLIDTDHVEEAASLLVSASDKLHNARAILADVLAFGESPESRVAFFDRFTAGQEGTLQYYRLLVWAYRRAPGAQGRPRLQALVTELDRTVAALEQACGVREEDVIAAAPLRPFVERHLRVTRL is encoded by the coding sequence ATGAGCGACTTCCCCCTCACAGACCGTTTCCTGCACGCCCTGGAGCGGGCGCACCGCTGGCATGCCGGGCAGTACCGCAAGGTGCCGGAGGGCGAGACGCCCACCGTGCCGTACCTCTCCCACCTGCTGGGCGTCGCGTCCATCGCCCTGGAATTCGGCGCTTCAGAGGACGAGGCCATCGCGGCGCTCCTGCATGACGCGCTGGAGGACGGCCCGGAGAACATCCAGACGGACGTGGCGCGGCGCGGTGAGGCGCGCGAGGACCTACGCCGCGTGATCCGGGAGGAGTTCGGCGATTGGGTGGAGCAGCTGGTGTCCGGCGCGACCGAGGAGACGGCCCTGGTCGCCGGGGAGAAGGCACCCTGGGCGGAACGCAAGATGGCGTACCTCCACCGGTTGATCGACACCGATCACGTCGAGGAGGCGGCGTCGCTGCTGGTCAGTGCGTCGGACAAGCTGCACAATGCTCGCGCGATCCTCGCGGACGTCCTGGCCTTCGGGGAAAGCCCGGAGAGTCGCGTGGCATTCTTCGACCGCTTCACGGCCGGTCAGGAGGGGACGTTGCAGTACTACCGGCTGCTCGTCTGGGCGTACCGCCGGGCGCCGGGTGCGCAGGGACGACCGCGCCTCCAGGCACTCGTCACGGAACTCGACCGGACCGTCGCCGCGCTTGAGCAGGCCTGCGGTGTCCGCGAGGAGGATGTGATCGCCGCCGCACCGCTGAGGCCATTCGTTGAGCGTCACCTCCGTGTGACGCGCCTCTAG
- a CDS encoding MFS transporter → MPPALLALAISAFAIGTTEFVIVGLLNTIAADLGVSVPSAGLLVSGYALGVALGAPILTALTGRLPRRHLLLGLMALFTAANVVAALSGTYALLMTARILSALAHGVFFSVGSTIAAGLVAPEKRASAIATMFAGLTLATAIGVPAGTWVGQELGWRATFWIITALGVVSLIATAALLPRTLHRGEVTTLAQQARVLVHPRLLLVFAMTALGYGGTFVTFTYLGSVLETITGFSANMVSVLLLVYGVAIAVGNVIGGKMSDRDPVRALTTLFLAQALVLLAFTFTAPHPVLAVITLFLMGALAFANVPGLQVYVVQLAQRFTPGGVDVASALNIAAFNLGIAAGAFIGGLVVSSALGLAATLWIGALFVAGGLLLTLLSARLDRHAPALHAAD, encoded by the coding sequence ATGCCCCCAGCCCTGCTCGCCCTGGCCATCAGCGCCTTCGCCATCGGCACCACCGAATTCGTCATCGTCGGCCTGCTCAACACCATCGCCGCCGACCTCGGCGTCAGCGTCCCCAGCGCCGGACTCCTCGTCAGCGGCTACGCCCTGGGCGTCGCCCTCGGCGCGCCGATCCTCACCGCCCTCACCGGCCGCCTCCCCCGGCGCCACCTGCTCCTCGGCCTGATGGCCCTCTTCACCGCCGCCAACGTCGTCGCTGCCCTCTCCGGCACCTACGCCCTGCTGATGACCGCCCGCATCCTCAGCGCCCTGGCGCACGGCGTGTTCTTCAGCGTCGGCAGCACCATCGCCGCCGGGCTCGTCGCCCCCGAAAAACGCGCCAGCGCCATCGCCACCATGTTCGCGGGCCTGACCCTCGCCACCGCCATCGGCGTCCCCGCCGGCACCTGGGTCGGCCAGGAACTCGGCTGGCGCGCCACCTTCTGGATCATCACCGCCCTGGGCGTCGTCTCCCTGATCGCCACCGCCGCCCTGCTCCCCCGCACCCTCCACCGTGGAGAAGTCACCACCCTGGCCCAGCAGGCCCGCGTGCTCGTCCACCCCCGCCTGCTGCTCGTGTTCGCCATGACCGCCCTCGGGTACGGCGGCACCTTCGTCACCTTCACGTACCTCGGCAGCGTCCTGGAGACCATCACTGGCTTCAGCGCGAACATGGTCAGCGTCCTGCTGCTCGTGTACGGCGTCGCCATCGCCGTCGGCAACGTCATCGGCGGGAAGATGTCCGACCGCGACCCCGTCCGGGCGCTGACCACGCTGTTCCTGGCGCAGGCGCTCGTGCTGCTGGCCTTCACCTTCACCGCCCCGCACCCCGTCCTGGCCGTGATCACCCTGTTCCTGATGGGCGCCCTGGCCTTCGCCAACGTTCCGGGCCTGCAGGTGTACGTCGTGCAGCTCGCGCAGCGCTTCACGCCCGGCGGCGTGGACGTCGCCAGCGCCCTGAACATCGCCGCGTTCAACCTCGGTATCGCCGCGGGTGCCTTCATCGGCGGACTGGTCGTCAGCAGCGCCCTGGGTCTGGCCGCCACCCTCTGGATCGGCGCGCTGTTCGTCGCGGGCGGCCTGCTCCTGACCCTGCTCAGCGCCCGCCTCGACCGCCACGCCCCGGCCCTGCACGCCGCCGACTGA
- the hemC gene encoding hydroxymethylbilane synthase, whose product MRMVTVGTRGSTLALAQTQWVVARLKEEWPDTDFRIQTISTKGDRNRGSLEAMAQKGDKGFWVKEIEDALLAKRIDIAVHSLKDLPTEQPEGLEVSSIPRRVDARDVLIGKEGMKRLADLPQGARVGTSSVRRKAFLRAYRPDLQVIDLRGNIDTRLAALAGNEYDAIILAAAGLIRTEMRHRIDEFVEPDIMLPAPGQGALALETRADDDLTIEVAYAIHDHTTDDRITAEREFLAGLGAGCMAPVGAHATVKGGLLTLEGWVGALDGGHVIRATTQGDPSECADLGAELATDMLDRGAQALIDAARS is encoded by the coding sequence ATGCGGATGGTGACGGTAGGAACGCGCGGCAGCACTCTTGCGCTTGCACAGACCCAGTGGGTGGTGGCTCGCCTGAAAGAGGAATGGCCGGACACGGACTTCCGCATTCAGACCATCAGCACGAAGGGCGACCGCAACCGCGGCAGCCTGGAGGCCATGGCGCAGAAGGGCGACAAGGGCTTCTGGGTCAAGGAGATCGAGGACGCCCTGCTCGCCAAGCGGATCGACATCGCGGTGCACTCCCTCAAGGACCTGCCCACCGAGCAGCCCGAGGGCCTGGAGGTCAGCTCCATTCCCCGCCGCGTGGACGCGCGCGACGTGCTGATCGGCAAGGAAGGCATGAAACGCCTCGCGGACCTCCCGCAGGGCGCCCGCGTGGGCACGAGCAGCGTGCGGCGCAAGGCGTTCCTGCGCGCCTACCGCCCGGACCTGCAGGTCATCGACCTGCGCGGCAACATCGACACCCGCCTCGCTGCGCTGGCCGGGAACGAGTATGACGCGATCATTCTGGCCGCCGCCGGCCTGATCCGTACCGAGATGCGCCACCGCATCGACGAGTTCGTCGAACCCGACATCATGCTGCCCGCCCCCGGCCAGGGCGCCCTGGCCCTGGAAACCCGCGCGGACGACGACCTGACCATCGAGGTCGCGTACGCCATCCACGACCACACCACCGACGACCGCATCACCGCCGAACGCGAATTCCTCGCGGGCCTGGGTGCGGGCTGCATGGCCCCGGTCGGCGCGCACGCCACCGTCAAGGGCGGCCTGCTGACCCTCGAAGGCTGGGTGGGCGCCCTGGACGGCGGGCACGTCATCCGCGCCACCACGCAGGGCGACCCCAGCGAATGCGCCGACCTGGGCGCCGAACTGGCCACCGACATGCTCGACCGGGGCGCGCAGGCCCTGATCGACGCCGCGCGCAGCTGA
- a CDS encoding MFS transporter — protein MSGDLRPQRGQTWRFSRQVWLYLSSVFAFGLSQAFTALFLNFYLRALGLGAEWQGVLNALPAITLACLSLPAVAVARRISNAHALKVGAALNLLGLGLLVLANGPLLVIVGAVIQGAGGALSMVAASPFMANNSDERSRVTLFSVQNALMTGAGFLGNLLGGQIPTLYAQSTGTAPDALGALRAALLVAAALQLIGLLPVLWLRPTGKTKPTGRSFHVRDRATMARLVLPNVLVGLGAGATIPFLNVFIEGKFNVSYAGLGTLFAWTSLATAATALLQPLLVRRMGQLQAVLVVQACSLPFLAVLGFAPQLWMVTAALFTRGALMNAAGPVYSAYAMTALPEEDRPMYSAVNLIAWDLGWAISSILSGVVRGALPFSTAFNALFAWTLLMYGASVLAIYLGLYRRAQRTPTPAPVTP, from the coding sequence GTGAGCGGTGACCTGAGGCCGCAGCGGGGGCAGACGTGGCGGTTCTCGCGGCAGGTGTGGCTGTATCTGTCGTCGGTGTTCGCGTTCGGGCTCTCGCAGGCGTTCACGGCGCTGTTCCTGAACTTCTACCTGCGGGCCCTGGGACTGGGTGCCGAGTGGCAGGGCGTCCTGAACGCGCTGCCCGCCATCACCCTGGCGTGCCTGAGCCTGCCGGCGGTGGCGGTCGCGCGGCGCATCAGCAACGCGCACGCGCTGAAGGTCGGCGCCGCACTGAACCTGCTGGGCCTGGGCCTGCTGGTGCTGGCGAACGGGCCGCTGCTGGTCATCGTGGGCGCGGTCATCCAGGGGGCGGGCGGAGCACTCAGCATGGTCGCGGCGTCGCCGTTCATGGCGAACAACAGCGACGAGCGCAGCCGCGTCACGCTGTTCAGCGTGCAGAACGCATTGATGACCGGCGCGGGCTTCCTGGGGAACCTGCTGGGAGGCCAGATTCCCACCCTGTACGCCCAGAGCACCGGCACGGCGCCGGACGCGCTGGGGGCGCTGCGGGCCGCGCTGCTGGTCGCCGCCGCGCTGCAACTCATCGGCCTGCTGCCCGTCCTGTGGCTCCGGCCGACCGGGAAGACCAAACCCACCGGGCGCAGCTTTCACGTCCGGGACCGCGCCACCATGGCCCGGCTGGTCCTGCCGAACGTCCTCGTGGGCCTGGGTGCGGGCGCGACCATCCCGTTCCTGAACGTGTTCATTGAGGGGAAATTCAACGTGTCCTACGCGGGCCTGGGCACCCTGTTCGCCTGGACCAGCCTGGCGACCGCCGCCACGGCGCTGCTGCAACCCCTGCTCGTGCGCCGCATGGGCCAGCTTCAGGCGGTGCTGGTCGTGCAGGCGTGCAGCCTGCCGTTCCTGGCGGTGCTGGGCTTCGCGCCGCAGCTGTGGATGGTCACGGCGGCGCTGTTCACGCGCGGCGCGCTGATGAACGCCGCCGGGCCCGTGTACAGCGCCTACGCCATGACCGCCCTGCCCGAGGAGGACCGGCCCATGTACTCCGCCGTGAACCTGATCGCCTGGGACCTGGGCTGGGCGATCAGCAGCATCCTGTCCGGCGTGGTGCGCGGCGCACTGCCCTTCAGCACGGCCTTCAACGCGCTGTTCGCGTGGACGCTGCTGATGTACGGCGCGAGCGTCCTGGCGATCTACCTGGGTCTGTACCGCCGCGCCCAGCGCACGCCCACGCCCGCCCCGGTCACGCCATGA
- a CDS encoding MarR family winged helix-turn-helix transcriptional regulator → MTTDLETRWQTLDHEWQTVSRALEHALNTHHDLSLSEYRVLAALEAKHDHHHRMQVLADLAGLSQSATTRLVARLEAQDCGLLARYMCPTDRRGVYTEITPTGLAKLARARQTVQDTLAGLWTGRDTPTPA, encoded by the coding sequence ATGACCACCGACCTCGAAACCCGCTGGCAGACCCTCGACCACGAGTGGCAGACCGTCAGTCGCGCCCTGGAACACGCCCTGAACACCCACCACGACCTCAGCCTCAGCGAGTACCGCGTCCTCGCCGCGCTGGAAGCCAAACACGACCACCACCACCGCATGCAGGTCCTCGCCGATCTGGCCGGGCTCTCCCAGAGCGCCACCACCCGCCTCGTCGCCCGGCTCGAGGCGCAGGACTGCGGCCTGCTCGCCCGCTACATGTGCCCCACCGACCGGCGCGGCGTGTACACCGAGATCACCCCCACCGGCCTCGCCAAGCTCGCCCGCGCCCGCCAGACCGTCCAGGACACCCTCGCCGGGCTCTGGACCGGCCGCGACACCCCCACCCCGGCCTGA
- a CDS encoding zinc-binding dehydrogenase codes for MTMHAFTATQPGDPLTLQWTPVPTPEPGPGELRVRLAAVTVNPVDFKLLRGGHPAWTYPHVPGVDGAGTVEAVGPGVETLRPGDRVAMHVDLTRPGVFAEAVVTSAHTVARVPDGVPLTVAAALPCAGMTAYQSLDRRLGVRPGLWRPGDWVLVNGASGGVGGYATQLARRAGARVIGVASAANHAYLRRLGAEVTLDYRAGDLAAQVREVTGGAGVPAVVETAGQATALLDAVAFGGGMACVLGLPDLPTYRAHPAKISVHPVALGAAHTSGDRRAQEDLGVMLGDLLALVLNGELDPLVTDVREREALPATLAELAAGGVRGKLVVRMSGED; via the coding sequence ATGACCATGCATGCCTTCACGGCCACCCAGCCCGGTGACCCCCTGACCCTGCAGTGGACGCCCGTGCCCACACCAGAGCCCGGCCCGGGCGAGCTCCGCGTGCGGCTGGCGGCCGTGACCGTCAACCCGGTGGATTTCAAGCTGCTGCGCGGCGGGCATCCCGCCTGGACGTACCCGCACGTGCCCGGCGTGGACGGCGCCGGGACCGTCGAGGCGGTCGGCCCGGGCGTGGAGACCCTGCGGCCCGGGGACCGCGTGGCGATGCACGTGGACCTCACGCGGCCCGGCGTGTTCGCCGAGGCGGTCGTCACGAGTGCCCACACGGTCGCCCGCGTGCCCGACGGGGTGCCGCTGACGGTCGCGGCGGCGCTGCCCTGCGCGGGCATGACCGCGTACCAGAGCCTCGACCGGCGGCTGGGCGTGCGGCCCGGCCTGTGGCGGCCCGGCGACTGGGTGCTCGTGAACGGCGCGAGCGGCGGGGTGGGCGGGTACGCCACGCAGCTCGCGCGGCGGGCGGGGGCGCGCGTGATCGGCGTGGCGTCCGCCGCGAACCACGCGTACCTGCGGCGGCTGGGGGCCGAGGTGACCCTGGATTACCGCGCGGGGGACCTGGCCGCGCAGGTGCGCGAGGTGACGGGCGGGGCGGGCGTGCCGGCGGTGGTCGAGACGGCCGGGCAGGCGACGGCGCTGCTGGACGCCGTCGCGTTCGGCGGGGGCATGGCGTGCGTGCTGGGCCTGCCGGACCTGCCCACCTACCGCGCGCACCCCGCGAAGATCAGCGTGCACCCGGTCGCGCTGGGGGCCGCGCATACCAGTGGCGACCGCCGCGCGCAGGAGGATCTGGGCGTCATGCTGGGCGACCTGCTGGCGCTCGTCCTGAACGGCGAGCTCGATCCGCTGGTGACGGACGTCCGGGAGCGGGAGGCGCTGCCCGCGACCCTGGCGGAACTCGCGGCGGGGGGCGTGCGCGGCAAGCTGGTCGTCCGCATGAGCGGCGAGGACTGA
- the nth gene encoding endonuclease III, protein MTEKKKGAARLPPGARVRAPQVLTALDALYPDARTELEFRTPFELLVATVLSAQATDVSVNAATPALFEAYPDAQAMSQAKAEDIEPLIRRIGLYRAKARNLAALARLLVERHRGEVPNDFDAVVALPGAGRKTANVVLSNAFGYPAIAVDTHVGRLARRLGLSTQTNPDKVELDLQRLFPRERWVFLHHALILHGRRVCAARKPECGACVMASFCPKVGVA, encoded by the coding sequence GTGACGGAGAAGAAGAAGGGTGCGGCGCGACTGCCGCCGGGCGCGCGGGTGCGTGCCCCACAGGTCCTGACGGCGCTGGACGCGCTGTACCCGGACGCGCGGACGGAACTGGAGTTCCGCACGCCGTTCGAACTGCTCGTGGCGACGGTCCTGAGCGCGCAGGCCACGGACGTGAGCGTGAATGCGGCGACGCCCGCGCTGTTCGAGGCGTACCCGGACGCGCAGGCCATGAGTCAGGCCAAGGCCGAGGACATCGAGCCGCTGATCCGCCGGATCGGGCTGTACCGCGCCAAGGCCCGCAACCTCGCGGCGCTGGCCCGGCTGCTGGTCGAACGGCACAGGGGCGAGGTCCCGAACGACTTCGACGCGGTGGTGGCGCTGCCCGGCGCGGGCCGCAAGACCGCGAACGTGGTCCTGTCGAACGCCTTCGGGTACCCGGCGATCGCGGTGGATACGCACGTCGGGCGGCTGGCGCGCCGCCTGGGCCTGAGCACCCAGACGAACCCCGACAAGGTGGAACTCGACCTTCAGCGCCTGTTCCCGCGGGAACGGTGGGTGTTCCTGCATCACGCGCTGATCCTGCACGGCCGCCGGGTCTGCGCGGCACGCAAACCCGAGTGCGGGGCGTGCGTCATGGCCTCCTTCTGCCCGAAAGTGGGCGTGGCGTGA
- a CDS encoding MFS transporter: MSAAAHAPLAPTAPVSWRFMLPYTLATLAMWMVFNAPGQVLIGQQLITLDEAHKEAHLALILGVGAFVSLLANPLFGALSDRARGVLGRRRPYLIGGAVAAAAGLLLLGVGGSVPVLVAGWGLTQLALNAYQAALTAVIPDRVPPSQRATVSGLAGLSQVLGTILGVGLTGALPVMLAKYALLGALLLLAMLGFVLTSRDPQAPATPPAPLTLAGFLSPLRHRDFALAWLTRGLVTLGYALGTTYLLYFLRDRVGLKDPAAGVFQANLAAGGALLLTVLLGGVLSDRLGRRKVFVIGSTVVIAAAALMGAGFGVYLAVDVALITEVLPSAHDSARDLGVINVALTLPQTFAPALCALFVTSLGGYTPLFLAAAVMTLISAALVQGIRGVR, translated from the coding sequence GTGAGTGCCGCCGCTCACGCGCCGCTGGCCCCCACCGCGCCCGTGTCGTGGCGATTCATGCTGCCGTACACGCTGGCGACCCTGGCGATGTGGATGGTCTTCAACGCGCCGGGACAGGTGCTGATCGGGCAGCAGCTCATCACGCTGGACGAGGCGCACAAGGAGGCGCACCTCGCGCTGATCCTGGGCGTGGGCGCGTTCGTGAGTCTGCTCGCCAATCCCCTTTTCGGCGCGCTGAGTGACCGCGCCCGTGGCGTTCTGGGCCGCCGCCGCCCGTACCTGATCGGCGGGGCCGTCGCCGCGGCTGCCGGCCTGCTGCTGCTCGGCGTGGGGGGCAGCGTCCCCGTGCTGGTCGCCGGGTGGGGCCTGACGCAGCTGGCCCTGAACGCCTATCAAGCCGCGCTGACCGCCGTCATTCCCGACCGCGTGCCGCCCAGCCAGCGCGCCACCGTCAGTGGACTGGCGGGCCTGTCGCAAGTGCTCGGCACGATCCTCGGCGTGGGCCTCACCGGGGCGCTGCCGGTCATGCTGGCCAAATACGCGCTGCTGGGCGCGCTGCTGCTCCTCGCCATGCTGGGTTTCGTGCTGACCAGCCGCGACCCGCAGGCGCCCGCCACCCCGCCCGCGCCGCTGACCCTGGCGGGCTTCCTCAGCCCGCTGCGCCACCGGGACTTCGCGCTGGCGTGGCTCACGCGCGGCCTCGTCACGCTCGGGTACGCGCTGGGCACCACGTACCTGCTGTACTTCCTGCGCGACCGGGTCGGCCTGAAGGACCCCGCCGCCGGGGTGTTCCAGGCGAACCTCGCCGCCGGGGGCGCCCTGCTGCTGACCGTCCTGCTGGGCGGCGTCCTGAGTGACCGCCTGGGGCGGCGCAAGGTGTTCGTGATCGGATCTACCGTCGTCATCGCCGCCGCCGCGCTGATGGGCGCGGGCTTCGGCGTGTACCTCGCCGTGGACGTCGCCCTGATCACCGAGGTGCTGCCCAGCGCGCACGACAGCGCCCGCGACCTCGGCGTGATCAACGTCGCCCTGACCCTCCCGCAGACCTTCGCGCCCGCCCTGTGCGCCCTGTTCGTCACCAGCCTCGGCGGGTACACGCCCCTCTTCCTGGCGGCGGCCGTCATGACGCTGATCAGTGCCGCGCTCGTGCAGGGCATCCGCGGCGTGCGCTGA
- a CDS encoding zinc ribbon domain-containing protein — protein MSDTSPLRRLHRVQELDLNLDRLRDEEGNISPELRDARAEQERLNNELEDTEITLEGVEKNIRRTELDLSSIREQVGRAREEQEKNAFDARAQSQYGSRIQMLSERADELEEDLAPLREQQQALMARAADLRSQHRALRPSLGALEEQDETRVQGLRDQGEADRQERAQLAGNLDARTIREYDMIRRAKKGLGVVEIKAGRCSGCNVNLPVNVQQKAAQGKLPPVKCPSCGRFLIRLDLA, from the coding sequence ATGAGCGATACCTCCCCCCTTCGCCGCCTGCACCGCGTTCAGGAACTCGACCTGAACCTCGACCGCCTGCGCGACGAGGAAGGCAACATTTCCCCTGAACTGCGCGACGCCCGCGCCGAGCAGGAACGCCTGAACAACGAACTCGAGGACACCGAGATCACCCTGGAAGGCGTCGAGAAGAACATCCGCCGCACCGAACTCGACCTGTCCAGCATCCGCGAGCAGGTCGGCCGCGCGCGTGAGGAGCAGGAGAAGAACGCCTTCGACGCCCGCGCGCAGTCCCAGTACGGCAGCCGCATCCAGATGCTCAGCGAACGCGCCGACGAACTCGAAGAGGACCTCGCCCCGCTGCGCGAGCAGCAGCAGGCCCTCATGGCCCGCGCGGCCGACCTGCGCAGCCAGCACCGCGCCCTGCGCCCCTCCCTGGGCGCGCTGGAAGAACAGGACGAGACCCGCGTGCAGGGCCTGCGCGACCAGGGCGAAGCGGACCGTCAGGAACGCGCCCAGCTCGCCGGGAACCTCGACGCGCGCACCATCCGCGAGTACGACATGATCCGCCGCGCCAAGAAGGGCCTGGGCGTCGTGGAGATCAAGGCCGGCCGCTGCAGCGGCTGCAACGTGAACCTCCCCGTGAACGTCCAGCAGAAGGCCGCGCAGGGCAAACTGCCCCCCGTGAAGTGCCCCAGCTGCGGCCGCTTCCTGATCCGCCTCGACCTCGCGTAA
- a CDS encoding asparaginase, translating into MPSDATPPARAPRLALIHTGGTIASRPSPDGRGLTPQTPPTLPGLEQVQVTEAQPFSLPSPHMTPAHMGQLAALIRELAPTHDGVVVTHGTDTLEETAFALHLMLDVKVPVVLTGSMRHAEEISWDGPANLLDAAHVALHPYSPGRGPLVVIGGDIFDARTVTKIHTTAVDAFGGYPGPIGRIDREGHTPRLHYFAMPEPRATYHPTHLRARVEILYAYAGWTGEGYAEAAARADGLVIAALGTGNLPAELLPLIQGTEKPVVIATRTHAGPVLPVYGYAGGGATLVEAGAIPASFLNAHKARLLLLILLGQGLTREQIQTVFERDEF; encoded by the coding sequence ATGCCCAGTGACGCCACCCCACCCGCCCGCGCGCCCCGACTGGCACTGATCCACACGGGCGGCACGATCGCCAGCCGTCCCAGCCCCGACGGGCGCGGCCTCACCCCCCAGACGCCCCCCACCCTGCCCGGCCTGGAACAGGTGCAGGTCACGGAGGCGCAGCCTTTCAGCCTCCCCAGCCCGCACATGACCCCGGCGCACATGGGGCAGCTGGCGGCCCTGATCCGGGAACTGGCTCCCACGCACGACGGGGTGGTCGTCACGCACGGCACCGACACCCTGGAGGAAACCGCGTTCGCGCTGCACCTGATGCTGGACGTGAAGGTCCCGGTCGTCCTGACCGGCAGCATGCGCCACGCCGAGGAGATCAGCTGGGACGGCCCCGCCAACCTGCTCGACGCCGCGCACGTCGCCCTGCACCCCTACAGCCCCGGACGCGGGCCGCTCGTCGTGATCGGCGGGGACATCTTCGACGCGCGGACCGTCACGAAGATCCACACGACCGCCGTGGACGCCTTCGGCGGGTACCCCGGCCCCATCGGCCGCATCGACCGCGAGGGGCATACGCCGCGCCTGCACTACTTCGCCATGCCCGAACCGCGCGCCACGTACCACCCCACGCACCTGCGCGCCCGCGTGGAGATCCTCTACGCCTACGCCGGCTGGACCGGCGAAGGGTACGCCGAGGCTGCCGCGCGGGCCGACGGGCTGGTCATCGCCGCGCTCGGCACCGGGAACCTCCCTGCCGAACTCCTCCCGCTCATCCAGGGCACCGAGAAGCCCGTCGTGATCGCCACCCGCACCCACGCCGGGCCCGTCCTGCCGGTGTACGGCTACGCGGGCGGCGGCGCCACCCTGGTCGAGGCCGGGGCGATTCCCGCCAGTTTCCTGAACGCCCACAAGGCCCGGCTGCTGCTGCTGATCCTGCTCGGCCAGGGCCTCACGCGTGAGCAGATCCAGACGGTGTTCGAACGCGACGAGTTCTGA
- a CDS encoding GH1 family beta-glucosidase — protein MTGFPDGFVWGVATSAYQIEGAAREDGRGVSVWDTFSHAPGRVRGGATGDVACDHYHRWPQDVALLRELGVGAYRFSVAWPRVQPGGRGRANAAGLAFYDRLVDELLGAGVQPWVTLHHWDLPQELEDAGGWLSRDTAHRFEEYAFLVGERLADRAAAFMTLNAPSVVMMRGYAHGTHAPGRTLGLGAFPAAHHQLLAHGLAARALREAGARQVGIANNYAPAWPATDLDADVQAAGLLDALHNHLFTDPLLRAAYPAPVLELLREHAPQVLEAVRPGDLDVIAAPLDILGVNDDRPDWVRADPRRPFGVAPEPAPTGVAGPEGLTQTLTDLKARYGDACPPLLVTGSGRALPDVPDADGRVRDAARIRSLEAHIEATRLAVQKGAPVSGYLAWTLMDSFEWADGFDQRFGLVHVDFGTQVRTRKDSFFWYQAWLRDQA, from the coding sequence ATGACCGGCTTTCCGGACGGGTTCGTGTGGGGCGTGGCGACATCGGCGTACCAGATCGAGGGCGCGGCGCGTGAGGACGGGCGCGGCGTGAGCGTGTGGGACACGTTCAGCCACGCGCCGGGACGGGTGCGGGGCGGCGCGACCGGGGACGTGGCCTGCGACCACTACCACCGCTGGCCTCAGGACGTGGCGCTGCTGCGCGAGCTGGGCGTGGGCGCGTACCGCTTCAGCGTGGCGTGGCCGCGCGTGCAGCCCGGCGGGCGCGGGCGGGCGAACGCGGCGGGACTGGCGTTCTACGACCGGCTGGTGGACGAACTGCTGGGGGCGGGCGTGCAGCCGTGGGTGACGCTGCACCACTGGGACCTGCCGCAGGAGCTGGAGGACGCGGGCGGGTGGCTCAGCCGTGACACGGCGCACCGCTTCGAGGAGTACGCGTTCTTGGTCGGGGAGCGGCTCGCGGACCGCGCGGCGGCGTTCATGACGCTGAATGCGCCGTCCGTGGTGATGATGCGCGGGTACGCGCACGGCACGCACGCGCCGGGGCGAACGCTGGGCCTGGGCGCGTTCCCGGCGGCGCACCATCAGCTGCTGGCGCATGGGCTGGCGGCGCGGGCGCTGCGGGAGGCGGGCGCGCGGCAGGTAGGCATCGCGAACAACTACGCCCCGGCGTGGCCTGCCACGGACCTTGACGCGGACGTGCAGGCGGCGGGCCTGCTGGACGCGCTGCACAACCACCTGTTCACCGATCCCCTGCTGCGCGCCGCGTACCCTGCGCCGGTGCTGGAGCTGCTGCGCGAGCACGCCCCGCAGGTGCTGGAGGCCGTGCGCCCCGGCGACCTGGACGTGATCGCCGCGCCGCTGGACATCCTGGGCGTGAACGACGACCGGCCGGACTGGGTGCGGGCCGATCCGCGCCGTCCCTTCGGCGTGGCGCCGGAACCCGCCCCGACGGGGGTGGCCGGGCCTGAGGGCCTCACGCAGACGCTGACGGACCTGAAGGCCCGGTACGGGGACGCCTGCCCGCCGCTGCTCGTCACGGGCAGCGGCCGCGCCCTGCCCGACGTGCCGGACGCGGACGGGCGGGTGCGGGACGCGGCGCGCATCCGCTCCCTGGAGGCGCACATCGAGGCCACCCGATTGGCGGTCCAGAAAGGCGCCCCGGTCAGCGGCTATCTTGCCTGGACTCTCATGGACAGTTTCGAGTGGGCGGACGGCTTCGACCAGCGTTTCGGGCTGGTGCACGTGGACTTCGGGACGCAGGTGCGGACCCGCAAGGACAGCTTTTTCTGGTATCAGGCGTGGCTGCGGGATCAGGCGTGA